In Oryzias latipes chromosome 10, ASM223467v1, the genomic window TTTGAGCAAATCTTTCTCCGTCACTTGGCGGACAGTTCGGATTTCTCCATTCTGTGAGCCCACTTCAAACAGCGCCCTGTCTGTGGCTTTCTGCAGTTTATAGGAGAGCCAGGCATTCTGTCCAGAGTCCACATCTACAGCCACCACTTTAGTCACCAGGTAGCCCACATCAGCTGAACGAGGCACCATTTCAGCCACCACAGAGCCAGCAGTCTGGACCGGATACAGAACCTGAGGCGGGTTATCGTTCTGGTCCTGGAttagaattttaatttttgccACAGAACTCAGAGGAGGGGATCCAGCATCACGAGCAGTTACATTAAATTCAAACCATTTAATCTGTTCATAATCCAGTGACTTCAGTATATGAATTACACCTGTATCGGAACCAACTGACACCAGTGATGCAACAGCTGCGCCATTAATCTCTTTTTCCTCCAGAAAGTAAGACACTCGCGCATTTTGGCCCCAGTCTGCGTCAATTGCACTGAGGACGAACACAGAGAACCCAGGAGGGTTGTTTTCGGATACAGCAATGCTGTAGTGTGTTTCATCGAATTTTGGTGGGCTGTCATTTACGTCAGAAACTTTTACATTAACGTTTTTAATGCTTGACAGAGGCGGAGAGCCTTGGTCAGTTACTTTTATGGTGATATTATATTCTGGAATATTTTCTCTGTCTAAAACGTCATCTGTCACTATGGTGTAATATCCAGTTAATGAAGACTCTATCTTAAAAGGTGCATCTGAGTCAATTATGCATTTAACAATGCCGTTATTTTCTGAGTCTTCATCATTCACGTTAACAACAGCTATAGTAGTTCCTGGGGGAGAATCCTCTGAAACAGAGTTAGAAAAAGACATAAGCTGTATGGTTGGAatattgtcattttcatcaactatttgaataaagactttACACGTGTCAGTAAGCCCCCCATGATCACTAGCCTGGACGTTTAGTTGATATGACTTAGATTTTTCAAAGTCTATTTTGCCCGCAACTTTTATTTCCCCTGTTCGTGGATGTACCTGAAACAGCTGTTTTGTCTCTCTGGCACCGTGCGCTATAGAAAACGACAACTCTGCATTTACTCCTTTGTCGTCATCATGAGCGCTAACGGTGGTAATTATTGTTCCTTCGGGGGAGTTCTCCTTGACTTCCGCTTTATACGCTTTTTGGCTGCACACTGGCGCATTATCATTTGCATCGAGCACTGTAATATGAATACGCGCTGTCCCAGATCTGTGCGGCTCACCGCCATCTGAAGCAACGAgcagaagtgtgtgtgtctCCTGCTTTTCTCGGTCTAACGGGTTTTGTAAAACTATTTCGATAGATCTGTCACCACCGGACTGTGTATTTACttcaagtttaaaattgtctgaAGGTCTAAGAACGTATTTTTGTATATCATTAACTCCGACGTCAGGGTCGTCGGCGCTTTCGAGTGCAAAACGAGTACCCGTTGCTgcattttcaaccatttttaaGAGGATTTCATCCTTTTGGAAGGCTGGGCTGTTATCATTTACGTCAACTACCTCCACAGTAATGCGGTAAAGCTGAATAGGATTTTCTAAAATGACCTCAAAGCTGAAGCTGCAGGGCGTCGTCTTCCCACACAATTCTTCTCGATCTATTCGCTCTTTGATAACTAGCGTTCCTTTGTCTCGCTGCAACCCGACATATTCTCGGCCTCCTTTAGTAATTATTCGAGCTTTACCTGACACCAGTCGCCCAACGTCCAAACCCAAATCTCTTGCAATATTCCCGACAAAAGACCCTTCAACCTGCTCCTCGGGTATGGAGTACCGAGCCTGAGAAGTGACTGAGCGGATCTTGAGGAAACAAAGAACAACTAGCACTCCAGACCGAGCCAGAAAAGTCATCGTCAATCCAAGAAAAACAGTTATCCTTCTTAGTGAAAATCTTATAtgagtaaatatatatataaaaaaaagatttcagagaTGTTATTGAAAAAGCGATCTGAGAAATAAAACCTCCGATGTTCACAGCCTCCTGTTTCCAATCGAAAGAACGACTGAAGGCTAAAAAGGAGTAGACTCCTGCGTTTTATGCTTAGTGATGGTCTCACCCATGGATCAACAGCGGCACTCGGAGATAGTTAACGGTACTGTTGTAATTACActacacagaaacaaaaatgtctaaaaaacgAAATGTAGAAGTGAAACTGCAAATTGATTATAAGTGTGCTTACAGAATATACCTTATTTTTGCATTAAACTGCAATAATAATCTGTAAACAAAGTCATTCAACAAAACACTTAATCCAATGAGCAATAGCCACAATAAAAACCATAACCAATTATGTTGATATGTTTATAATACACCCATGACCAAACCAAAACGATTCTACTCATTCAGCACTACGGACAGCTACATATAAGCACGCATGCAGCGAAAAAGAGAGCACTTGGCAGATTTCATTTACAAAAGTTTGAACTGTTTTTCAGTGACTTACCAGAGTTGATTGAATTCTGGAATTGCTTGACTGTTGATTCTCCCCTTGTAGTGTATTACTCCCATCTTCATCGATACTTAACAGACTTTGACTGATAGGCTGCATGCATTTAAAGTCACTCTTTCTGGAGTCAGTGGTCCTGCACACCTCGTAATTGTACGTGTGTGGCAGAGTCCCTGTGCCCAAAGTGTCTGAGTAACGTGGAGGATAATATGGAATCACTGGGAGGCTGGAGTGATACAGGATGCGAGACTGTCTCCATCTGTAGATTTTGACGGAAATGATGACCACTAAACACGTGATGAAGAGGAAAGAAACCACAGCCAGAGCCAGCACTAAGTAAAAAGTCAGGTTGTCATTGTAATCCTTGTCGTGTGGAAAGTCAGTGAACTCCGACAGCACTTCAGGGAAGCTGTCCGCCACCGCCACGTTCACAATGACTGTAGCTGAACGAGACGGCTGCCCGTTATCCTCCACGATCACAGTCAGTCTTTGTTTGAGCAAATCTTTCTCAGTCACTTGGCGGACAGTTCTGATTTCTCCATTCTGTGAGCCCACTTCAAACAGCGCCCTGTCTGTGGCTTTCTGCAGTTTATAGGAGAGCCAGGCGTTCTGTCCAGAGTCCACATCAACAGCCACCACTTTAGTCACCAGGTAGCCCACATCAGCTGAACGAGGAACCATTTCAGCCACCACAGAGCCAGCAGTCTGGACCGGATACAGAACCTGAGGCGGGTTATCGTTCTGATCCTGGATCTGGATTTTCACTGACACGTTGCTGCTGAGTGGAGGAGAGCCTCCGTCTTGTGCTTTAATAGTGAGTTCTACTTCCTTTAATGTTTCATAATCAAATGAGCGCACTGCATTTAACTCTCCAGTTTCCGAGTTTACAGACACATAGTGAGAAGCTGGAGTTCCACCTATGTGCGTGTCtacaagaaaatatgaaatttttgcattttgtttccAGTCTGCATCTTTTGCCCTTACGGTGGTAATGGACGTGCCGGGAGAATTGTTTTCCATGACATAAGCAGAGTAGAAATGCTTTTCGAATAGAGGTTGGTTGTCATTTATGTcagatatttttacatttaaaatgacgGAGCTGGAGAGAGGAGGGGAGCCCGAGTCTTTTGCTATGATGATAATTTTGTATTCAGCAATCAGTTCTCTATCAAAACTTCGGTCTGACACCAAATTATAATAGCTAGTTAATGAAGATACGATTTTAAACGGGAGGGATTTTTCTATAACACACGTGACTTgcccatttttttctgaatctgCATCTCTGACATTTATTATAGCTATTGTTGTGTCAACAGGGGCATCCTCTGATACTGCACTGGAATATGACATGATCGTAATGACCGGAGCATTGTCATTGACGTCACTGACATCAATTATGATTGTACTCGTCCCTGTCAAACCTCCTCTGTCTCTTGCTTCTAATCTCAGCTCgtatttcttctctttttcatAGTCTATGTCTCCAGCCACAGATATTACGCCAGTGCTTTCATCGATATTAAACGCACCCACTGCACTGCCTTTAAttttagaaaagcaaaacattatTTCACCGTTTGCTCCAACATCTGCGTCCGTGGCGTTTACTGTTGCAACGTATGTCCCTTTATGAGAGTTTTCCGTTATGGTGGCTCTATACACCGACTGGTTAAATGCAGGAGCATTATCATTTGCATCCAACACCAGAACATTTATATTGACTGTACCGGATCTCTGCGGAGTTCCACCGTCTGCAGCTATCACCTTTAAAAGAAGACTGGGCTGTTCTTCTCTGTCTAGTGGCCTCTGAAGCACTAATTCGGCGTATTTGCTACCATCTGGATTCGTGTgctgctttaaaacaaaataattgttaGGAGACAGAACGTAATTTTGAAGAGCATTTAGTCCGACGTCAGGATCAACCGCGCTCTCGATGGGATATTTGGAGCCGACTGTAGCAGATTCGCTCGTTTCAAACCGGATGACTGGATTAGGAAAGAAAGGAGTGTTGTCGTTTATGTCTAATATTTCAACGGTGACTTGATGAAGTTCCATCGGATTCTCCAGAATTATTTCGAAACTGAGGCTGCACGGAGTCAGGTCACCACAGAGCTGCTCTCGGTCTATTCTCTCGTTCACGACAAGAGTCCCTTTGTTTGCCTTCAGCTCGGTGTACTGGATGTTTCCTCCGCTTACAATGCGGGCACGGCCCATATGCAACCTGCTTGCATTCAGGCCGAGGTCTTTGGCAACGTTGCCAATAACAGAACCAATTTTCAGCTCCTCTGGGATAGAATAGCGAATATGGCCGGAGACGCGGCCACCGATCGAtgagagaagaaaaaggaatCCAAGCTCCCATTTGAATATGGAAATAAAACGACACCTTACATTGCGAGAATAAAGACAGCAGATTTCCATTTCagcatcaaaagaaaaataagtgtgCATCCACAAGCCGCTGTGCAAGGTGATCGCGCTGCGTTAGAGGAAAAAGACTGCGGTGAAAATCCTTATTCCGCCTTCTTCTGCTGTCCGATAGTAAAAAATACGCCcgcactgtgaaaaaaaaacacagcggGAGGGGGGCACTGGCTCTTAACACCCAAATGGTTTGTTGATCTGCAGCGTCGCTTAGAGTGCAAAACGTGAATTTCTATCAGCAAGATCTTAAATTCAATGTAACGTGTAATAAAGAACAGGAATGCTAAAAACAACTTCTAAATGAAAAATTTAGACATTCTGATTAAATTAAgctttttagaaaacagttttctAAGAGAAACGTTTCATGAAAACCTAAACGACCAGGGTCAATTTTAAAATGCCGCATCTAACTccaaaaaacttgaacaatATAATATAAAAACCGTTGAACATAAAACACAGGTCTAAGGTCTAAATCTGTGAATAATTTTACCTATTCaagaaaacacaataagaagAAAATATGAGATATATTTAAACAGAGAAAATTATGAATGACTTTCTGCTTAAGAATAAGAAGacaagcgttttttttttttcaaaaagaactTCAAAATTGTCTGCATCGCTTTTATTGAACCATTAGACTAAATCACAAAAACGTTTTAAGGGAAAAAGTCACATTAATATTCCTTGCAGCCTTGACTGAATGTTTTATGAATGGTCAATGAAAAAACTATGAGGGTGCATATATTTTATAACTGTGAGGGAACTTGAGTAGTTATATTAAAAAGAGTTGTTTAAATTTGTATTGTCGTTTGAAGTACGTTTACACTaactaaaatccaaaaaaaaaccaaacatcttATTTCGCAGGTGCAttgaaaaagatgtaaaaatctACAGGAGCATATAGCACATTTCTTTACCATAcgtagaaaaaaatcaatggcACTAAATTGTGTTTAGCAAATAATACAATATTAAATATCAACGTACAAACGTATGCAAAATATGTCTATGAGTTAAAATAACCAAAACTACAGAGAAAATGATTTCAGTCGCTCTCCAAGGTGCTACATgcaatttttttcccctgccCACTAAAAATCCTGTAATTTGCAAGTAAACACCGACATGAAACAACTAACCTCCAGAGGAGAGTCTGGTTCATCCAGGATGCTCTTCTCACTCTGCATTCGCTGCATGGTTCCTGTAGAACTGGGGTCCATTATCAGCACGTTCTGACTCCCAGCTCTGCCGAACTTACAGTCACTCTTTCTGGAGTCAGTGGTCCTGCACACCTCGTAATTGTACGTGTGTGGCAGAGTCCCTGTTCCCAAAGTGTCTGAGAAACGTGGAGGATAATATGGAATCACAGGGAGGCTGGAGTGGTACAGGATGCGAGACTGTCTCCATCTGTAGATTTTGACGGAGATGATGACCACTAAACACGTGATGAAGAGGAAGGACACCACAGTCAGAGCCAGCACTAAGTAAAAAGTCAGATTGTCATTGTAGTCCTTGTCGTGTGGAAAGTCAGTGAACTCTGACAGCACTTCAGGGAAGCTGTCCGCCACCGCCACGTTCACAATGACTGTAGCTGAACGAGGGGGCTGCCCGTTGTCCTCCACGATCACAGTCAGTCTTTGTTTGAGCAAATCTTTCTCCGTCACTTGGCGGACAGTTCGGATTTCTCCATTCTGTGAGCCCACTTCAAACAGTGCCCTGTCTGTGGCTTTCTGCAGTTTATAGGAGAGCCAGGCATTCTGTCCAGAGTCCACATCAACAGCCACCACTTTAGTCACCAGGTAGCCCACATCAGCTGAACGAGGCACCATTTCAGCCACCACAGAGCCAGCAGTCTGGACCGGATACAGAACCTGAGGCGGGTTATCGTTCTGGTCCTGGATCTGGATTTTCACTGTCACGTTGTTGCTGAGTGGAGGAGAACCTCCGTCCTGTGCTTTGACAACGAATTCAAGCTGCTTAATTTGCTCATAATCAAATGAGCGTAAGGCGTGAATAACCCCACTTTCTGCATTTACTGAAACATATTCAGAGACTGGCCCGCCAGAAACTTTACTTTCTTCCAGAATGTAGGATATTCTAGCATTTTGATTTTCATCTGGATCTTTAGCTTTGATGGTGAGAACAGACACACCTGGAAGGTTATTTTCAAAGATAAACGCGTCATAAACGCCTTTTAGAAAACGTGGAGAATTATCATTAACATCAGAAATCCTCAAGTTAAAAGTCCTTTTAGATGACAAAGGATGCACTCCAGCATCTGTTACGGTTACAGTGATGTTATATTCAGAAACACTTTCACGATCTAATAAAGAATCTGTGAGCAAAGTGTAGTAATTTTTTAAACTAGATCTGATCTTAAAAGGGATATTTCCTTCAAGCCTACATCTCACTTCTCCATTGTCCGCCGAATCCGGGTCCTTCACATTAATAATTCCAACGGTTGTACCAAGAGGAGAATCTTCAGAGACAGGACTGCTGAATGACATCACACTTATAACAGGAGCGTTATCGTTCACATCCATCACATCAATGATCACTTTACTTGAATCCGTCAAACCTCCTTGGTCTTTTGCATGAATTTGAAGCTCatattttttgtccttttcataATCAATGGAACCAATTATGAAAATTGCACCACTTT contains:
- the LOC111947993 gene encoding protocadherin beta-16-like, translating into MHTYFSFDAEMEICCLYSRNVRCRFISIFKWELGFLFLLSSIGGRVSGHIRYSIPEELKIGSVIGNVAKDLGLNASRLHMGRARIVSGGNIQYTELKANKGTLVVNERIDREQLCGDLTPCSLSFEIILENPMELHQVTVEILDINDNTPFFPNPVIRFETSESATVGSKYPIESAVDPDVGLNALQNYVLSPNNYFVLKQHTNPDGSKYAELVLQRPLDREEQPSLLLKVIAADGGTPQRSGTVNINVLVLDANDNAPAFNQSVYRATITENSHKGTYVATVNATDADVGANGEIMFCFSKIKGSAVGAFNIDESTGVISVAGDIDYEKEKKYELRLEARDRGGLTGTSTIIIDVSDVNDNAPVITIMSYSSAVSEDAPVDTTIAIINVRDADSEKNGQVTCVIEKSLPFKIVSSLTSYYNLVSDRSFDRELIAEYKIIIIAKDSGSPPLSSSVILNVKISDINDNQPLFEKHFYSAYVMENNSPGTSITTVRAKDADWKQNAKISYFLVDTHIGGTPASHYVSVNSETGELNAVRSFDYETLKEVELTIKAQDGGSPPLSSNVSVKIQIQDQNDNPPQVLYPVQTAGSVVAEMVPRSADVGYLVTKVVAVDVDSGQNAWLSYKLQKATDRALFEVGSQNGEIRTVRQVTEKDLLKQRLTVIVEDNGQPSRSATVIVNVAVADSFPEVLSEFTDFPHDKDYNDNLTFYLVLALAVVSFLFITCLVVIISVKIYRWRQSRILYHSSLPVIPYYPPRYSDTLGTGTLPHTYNYEVCRTTDSRKSDCKFGRAGSQNVLIMDPSSTGTMQRMQSEKSILDEPDSPLEVSCFTFSDFVSVSEAQLFRLF